One stretch of Paenibacillus sp. FSL R5-0341 DNA includes these proteins:
- a CDS encoding phosphoribosyltransferase family protein → MNSSILSGSCPSTNNNTTTFPILDQFSLHVEVTHNPLELPLESLFSMAARINKKRSFLFVSKLLGKHIPVNPYTSLLSGAALAVLLYEHLTEKMEETNAQVAKWKRGMVEGLIDPKQARQVYNMLLQESLSLPETIRFVGFAETATALGHSMYEMFADHASYIHTTREYVPAMHPDIQFEEEHSHAMAHRCYALDREAFAGEGPIVLVDDEITTGKTTLNIIRDIQASYPRKQYVIASLLDWRTEADELRFAELEAELGITITPLSLLKGRIEVVGTPQLEPTQQAEPLSQHVVTLKTTTVADDFEQLHATSEDGEGKRSTASYVQHTGRFGMQSRHNGVLREEISRIAERLRSQRTGDRTLVMGTGEFMYIPMRIAAEMGEGVLYQSTTRSPIHTHPAPAYAVRSGAGYASPEDASVRNFIYNIAPGQYDEIFVLLERQMSEERMEPMLKVLGQLGCAHIHIVYCGLPEKTGDNKQ, encoded by the coding sequence ATGAACAGCAGCATTTTGTCGGGCTCTTGCCCAAGCACGAACAACAACACAACTACGTTCCCAATTCTTGATCAATTCAGTCTGCACGTTGAGGTCACACATAACCCGCTGGAACTGCCACTGGAATCCCTATTTTCCATGGCTGCACGAATCAATAAGAAACGTTCATTTCTGTTTGTCAGCAAGCTGCTGGGCAAGCATATTCCGGTTAACCCGTATACCTCACTTCTGAGCGGCGCGGCATTGGCTGTTCTGCTGTATGAGCACCTGACAGAAAAGATGGAAGAGACAAACGCTCAAGTAGCCAAGTGGAAACGGGGAATGGTCGAGGGGTTAATTGATCCCAAGCAAGCCCGGCAAGTGTACAACATGCTGTTGCAAGAAAGCTTGAGTTTGCCGGAAACGATTCGTTTTGTTGGTTTTGCCGAGACAGCTACAGCGCTGGGCCACAGCATGTACGAGATGTTTGCTGATCATGCTTCCTACATTCACACCACTCGCGAATATGTTCCAGCGATGCATCCGGATATTCAATTTGAAGAAGAACACTCCCACGCGATGGCTCATCGTTGTTATGCGTTGGATCGTGAAGCCTTTGCAGGAGAGGGTCCGATTGTTCTGGTGGACGACGAGATTACGACGGGTAAAACGACGTTGAATATCATTCGGGATATTCAGGCTAGCTATCCTCGGAAGCAATATGTGATAGCTTCACTGTTAGACTGGCGTACGGAAGCGGACGAGCTTCGTTTTGCCGAGTTGGAAGCTGAGTTGGGGATTACCATTACACCGTTGAGCCTGTTGAAGGGCCGCATTGAAGTGGTGGGTACTCCACAGTTGGAACCAACACAGCAAGCCGAACCGCTGTCCCAACATGTCGTAACGCTTAAGACAACTACCGTTGCCGATGACTTTGAACAGCTGCATGCCACTTCGGAGGATGGTGAAGGCAAACGCAGCACAGCGAGCTACGTTCAGCATACGGGCAGATTTGGTATGCAATCGCGACATAATGGCGTATTGCGTGAGGAGATTAGCCGGATTGCAGAACGACTTCGATCGCAGCGTACAGGAGATCGGACGTTGGTGATGGGAACAGGGGAGTTCATGTACATTCCGATGCGTATTGCGGCTGAGATGGGAGAAGGTGTGTTGTATCAATCCACTACCCGTAGTCCAATCCATACACATCCAGCTCCAGCATATGCGGTTCGTAGTGGTGCCGGATATGCCTCGCCAGAAGATGCTTCCGTTCGTAACTTTATCTATAACATTGCCCCCGGACAATATGACGAAATTTTTGTGCTGCTGGAGAGACAGATGTCCGAAGAAAGAATGGAACCGATGTTGAAGGTACTGGGGCAGTTGGGATGCGCACATATTCATATCGTATATTGCGGCTTGCCAGAGAAGACAGGGGACAACAAGCAATGA
- a CDS encoding TerD family protein — translation MTISLAKGQRIDLTKTNPGLTRVVVGLGWDTNKYSGGVDFDLDASAFLLYEDGKAKGTDDFVFYNNPSGGAGSVTHTGDNRTGEGDGDDEQVVVDFSKIPAHIHRIGITVTIYDGDGRGQNFGQVSNAFVRVVDAASDREVLRFDLGEDYSTETAVVFCEFYRAGADWKFQAVGSGFTGGLSALCKNYGLDAQ, via the coding sequence ATGACAATCAGTCTTGCCAAAGGACAACGTATTGACCTGACTAAGACGAATCCGGGTCTTACCCGTGTGGTGGTTGGTTTGGGTTGGGATACGAACAAATATAGTGGTGGAGTCGATTTTGACCTGGACGCTTCGGCTTTTTTGCTGTACGAAGATGGAAAAGCCAAAGGTACGGATGACTTTGTTTTTTACAACAATCCAAGCGGTGGTGCGGGTTCAGTGACACATACCGGTGACAATCGTACGGGTGAGGGTGACGGCGATGATGAGCAAGTTGTCGTGGATTTCAGCAAAATCCCTGCGCACATTCACCGGATCGGTATTACCGTAACCATCTATGATGGAGATGGACGAGGGCAGAATTTTGGACAAGTCTCCAACGCTTTCGTTCGTGTTGTGGATGCTGCAAGCGATCGGGAAGTGCTTCGGTTCGACCTCGGAGAAGACTACTCTACCGAAACAGCTGTGGTGTTCTGTGAGTTTTACCGTGCAGGTGCGGACTGGAAATTCCAGGCGGTAGGCAGCGGCTTCACAGGTGGACTATCTGCTTTATGCAAAAATTACGGACTGGATGCACAATAA
- a CDS encoding TerD family protein: MAISVVKGQKSDLTKTNPGLSRLTVGIGWEAASGVELDTSAFLLGSDNKVAGDEDFIFYNQPSTSFITYKDGGQVGGEKKQFAIDLDKIPARIEKIAFSLTIHDGEARRHHFGKVQHGFLRFANAATGQEVMRYDLGSGFTVETAIVIGELYRHNGEWKFNAIGSGFAGGLNALCANFGVDVDGGSDPAPTTSTVPPTAAPTPLPPPVPVSEPTPSPVNSINFSKIELKKKGDTINLKKNAGGLGEILINLNWNQQGSKGLFGRSKSVDLDLGCLFEMKDGTRDVIQALGQTFGSLNRFPYIALDGDDRTGSVKTGENLRINGARISEIERILVFTYIYGGVANWSQVDGVVTIQQKDGPDIIVRMNEYGSPLGMCGIAMLRNVNNETFSIERIVQFYNGHQALDEAHDWGMQWVAGRK; this comes from the coding sequence ATGGCGATTTCTGTCGTGAAAGGCCAGAAGAGTGACCTGACCAAAACCAATCCGGGCTTGTCCCGTCTAACCGTAGGCATTGGTTGGGAAGCAGCATCGGGTGTGGAGCTGGACACATCAGCATTCCTTCTGGGTTCAGACAATAAAGTGGCTGGAGATGAGGATTTTATCTTTTATAACCAGCCCTCTACCTCGTTCATCACGTATAAGGATGGCGGGCAGGTTGGTGGCGAGAAGAAACAGTTCGCCATTGATCTTGACAAAATTCCTGCTCGAATTGAGAAAATCGCCTTCAGCCTGACGATTCATGACGGTGAAGCACGACGCCATCATTTTGGAAAGGTTCAGCATGGTTTTCTACGGTTTGCCAATGCAGCTACAGGTCAGGAAGTGATGAGATACGATCTGGGAAGCGGTTTTACAGTGGAGACCGCGATTGTCATCGGTGAATTGTATCGCCATAACGGAGAATGGAAGTTCAATGCAATAGGGTCGGGTTTTGCAGGCGGATTGAATGCACTCTGCGCTAACTTTGGTGTGGATGTGGATGGTGGATCAGACCCTGCGCCAACGACTTCAACCGTTCCTCCGACAGCTGCACCGACTCCACTACCGCCCCCGGTACCCGTATCCGAGCCAACGCCTTCTCCTGTGAATTCGATCAATTTCAGCAAAATTGAATTGAAGAAGAAGGGCGACACCATTAACCTCAAGAAAAATGCGGGGGGACTTGGTGAAATCCTGATTAACCTCAACTGGAATCAACAGGGTAGCAAAGGATTATTTGGTCGTAGCAAGAGTGTGGATCTGGACTTGGGTTGCCTGTTCGAGATGAAGGATGGTACACGGGACGTGATTCAGGCTTTGGGACAAACGTTTGGCTCACTGAACCGTTTCCCTTACATTGCGCTGGATGGGGATGACCGGACGGGATCGGTTAAGACGGGAGAGAATCTACGGATTAATGGTGCCCGCATCTCGGAAATTGAGCGCATTCTGGTATTTACCTATATTTATGGTGGTGTGGCCAACTGGTCTCAAGTAGACGGTGTGGTAACCATTCAGCAGAAGGACGGTCCCGATATCATTGTCCGAATGAATGAATACGGGAGTCCGCTCGGCATGTGTGGCATTGCGATGTTACGCAATGTGAACAATGAGACATTCAGCATTGAACGAATCGTGCAGTTCTATAATGGGCATCAGGCGTTGGACGAGGCTCATGACTGGGGAATGCAGTGGGTTGCAGGAAGAAAATAA
- a CDS encoding toxic anion resistance protein: MATEWAQLKQEDEQRINQEATQLIQKVSQSDPAHLDTLMDDIGKLGVKTQERAGQTLKLLDRPVNELMSGNRAEVSNMILKLRDECESLQQSKNVSFVGKLLRKSPLKNYVYRYQSVRTNIDAIINGLRDGKDNLEESIVNMRQLKRSSIQEIYNLQTKISFGNQLKALFETEIAKPENENRKAHLERGLRKVVTRTQSMTEMIMLYNQAIAATDIINDNNDKLIDSVNNAIDKTANLITVSAMIAMALNDQEKVISAVEATNKTIEDQFKENARLLKTTTEKTNELLSKPAMSLEAVNQAMGDLMSALDLSEQSNRRIIESCNDYTNKMTTLNAKMSDRLGLEGPKAAAIPEKNKPDSSALGSFLD, translated from the coding sequence ATGGCAACGGAATGGGCTCAGTTGAAGCAGGAAGATGAGCAACGGATTAACCAGGAAGCAACGCAGCTTATTCAGAAAGTGTCCCAAAGTGATCCGGCTCACCTGGATACCTTAATGGATGATATCGGCAAGTTGGGCGTGAAAACACAAGAGAGAGCAGGACAGACCCTCAAGCTGCTTGATCGTCCAGTCAATGAACTGATGTCGGGGAACCGGGCCGAGGTATCGAACATGATCCTGAAGCTCCGTGATGAATGTGAAAGTTTGCAACAGAGTAAAAATGTGAGTTTTGTCGGAAAGTTATTACGTAAAAGCCCACTGAAAAACTACGTGTACCGTTATCAATCCGTTCGCACGAACATTGATGCCATCATTAACGGGTTGCGGGACGGCAAGGACAACCTGGAAGAAAGCATCGTGAATATGCGCCAATTGAAACGTTCTTCCATTCAGGAGATCTACAATCTGCAGACCAAAATTTCTTTTGGTAATCAATTGAAAGCATTGTTTGAAACCGAGATCGCCAAGCCTGAGAACGAGAATCGCAAAGCACATCTGGAGCGTGGGTTGCGCAAAGTGGTAACACGTACCCAATCCATGACAGAGATGATCATGCTTTACAATCAGGCAATCGCAGCTACCGACATCATTAATGATAACAATGACAAGCTGATTGATTCCGTTAATAATGCCATTGATAAAACAGCGAATCTGATCACCGTTTCGGCTATGATTGCGATGGCACTTAATGATCAGGAGAAGGTCATTTCTGCTGTGGAAGCTACGAATAAGACAATCGAAGATCAATTCAAGGAGAACGCCAGATTGTTGAAGACAACGACAGAGAAAACGAATGAGCTGTTGTCCAAACCTGCTATGTCCCTTGAAGCAGTCAATCAGGCGATGGGTGATCTGATGTCTGCGCTGGATCTGTCCGAGCAGTCTAATCGCCGGATCATCGAGAGCTGTAATGACTATACCAACAAGATGACAACTCTTAACGCCAAAATGAGCGATCGACTGGGTCTGGAAGGGCCGAAGGCTGCTGCCATTCCGGAGAAAAACAAACCGGATTCCAGTGCATTAGGATCTTTCCTGGATTAG
- a CDS encoding cysteine protease StiP family protein: MNLTTLELIRQREIQSPEPMGSYAASDVVFLLKDISHVDLEKGTGEREQAIQSGVHYSEMLPVEYQPTAEYIELFHQTLEQSAARIARHTAIVAEKIVERRGLDLVLVSLARAGTPVGILIKRYIELKYKVTIPHYSISIIRGKGMDENAILYILQQHGLETAIQFVDGWTGKGAIRKVLKQSCDRIEQTYGVRMDDDLAVLADPGQCSGTFGTREDYLIPSACLNSTVSGLVSRTVLRNDLIGPADFHGAKWYREWSSADVSTQYVDTIAQHFPQMMDLAEIRTEDNATGTSEITWKGWQDIESIQQSFGIANINLIKPGIGETTRVLLRRVPWKILVDRLDNPDLQHIMMLARDRNVPVEVYPGLTYSCCGIIQSLGGGGE; the protein is encoded by the coding sequence ATGAACTTAACTACACTGGAGCTAATCAGACAACGTGAGATTCAGTCTCCCGAACCGATGGGCAGCTATGCTGCATCGGACGTTGTTTTCCTATTGAAGGATATCAGTCATGTGGATCTGGAAAAGGGAACGGGTGAACGGGAGCAGGCAATCCAATCCGGGGTTCATTATTCGGAGATGCTGCCCGTGGAATATCAGCCTACAGCAGAATACATCGAACTGTTTCACCAGACGCTGGAACAATCCGCCGCAAGAATCGCACGTCATACCGCCATTGTGGCTGAGAAGATTGTGGAGCGCAGAGGACTGGATCTTGTTCTGGTATCTCTGGCGCGAGCTGGAACGCCTGTGGGTATTCTGATCAAGCGTTATATTGAATTGAAATACAAGGTGACGATTCCGCATTATAGCATTTCAATTATTCGTGGCAAGGGTATGGACGAGAACGCAATTTTATATATTTTACAGCAGCATGGTCTGGAAACAGCTATTCAGTTTGTAGATGGTTGGACAGGCAAAGGGGCTATTCGCAAAGTGCTGAAACAGTCCTGTGACCGAATAGAACAGACTTATGGCGTAAGAATGGACGATGATCTTGCCGTATTGGCCGATCCGGGGCAATGTTCAGGAACTTTTGGGACAAGGGAAGATTATCTTATTCCTAGTGCTTGTCTGAATTCCACCGTCTCAGGACTCGTGAGCCGTACAGTACTTCGGAATGATCTGATTGGGCCGGCAGATTTTCACGGAGCCAAATGGTATCGTGAATGGTCCTCTGCGGATGTGTCGACCCAATACGTGGATACCATCGCTCAGCATTTTCCGCAAATGATGGACCTAGCGGAGATTCGAACGGAGGACAATGCTACAGGTACTTCGGAAATCACCTGGAAGGGCTGGCAGGATATCGAGTCCATCCAGCAATCCTTTGGCATTGCGAACATCAATCTGATCAAACCTGGAATCGGAGAAACAACCCGAGTACTGTTGCGCCGGGTCCCCTGGAAAATTCTTGTGGATCGACTGGACAATCCAGATTTACAACATATTATGATGCTCGCCAGAGACAGAAATGTGCCGGTTGAGGTATATCCGGGACTAACCTATTCCTGTTGCGGCATTATTCAATCCCTGGGAGGTGGAGGAGAATGA
- a CDS encoding CotH kinase family protein → MGLPVYRIAVPAQEYQQLTSNIWSEQLVKGSIQMDGKQIPIRIRYRGGHTRGYPKKSFEIRTSSRTYHFNAEYDDPSLLRNALSFRFFESIRVPAPATRHCVLYLNGELLGVYLRIEGVKSFFFRQRKIPVRSIFYAINDHAGFTINSNSSSTSTSANLLSGYSLIRGKDVDKTRLRIFIQQLNTKSRLELFRFLQSRIDTDNYLRWLCGAVLTGNFDGFDQNYTWYEKTKTKKYGILPWDYEGTWGRNCYGAKVDASLVRIQGYNKLTGKMLAFRHFREQYKKLLRQHLMNAFTEKRIMPIVHRLHNDIREEVDQDPYMKWPLNVFAGEPERIRTYVAERREYLTERLHQL, encoded by the coding sequence ATGGGTTTACCTGTCTACCGGATTGCTGTGCCTGCGCAGGAGTATCAACAATTAACATCTAATATATGGTCTGAACAACTGGTTAAAGGTTCCATACAGATGGACGGCAAACAGATCCCGATCCGGATTCGTTATCGAGGAGGGCATACACGCGGTTATCCCAAAAAGTCATTTGAGATTCGTACGTCCAGCCGAACGTATCATTTTAATGCGGAGTATGATGACCCCTCGCTGCTTCGCAATGCGCTGTCTTTTCGTTTCTTCGAGTCTATCCGTGTACCGGCCCCTGCGACTCGGCACTGCGTGCTCTACCTTAATGGGGAGCTGTTGGGTGTATACCTGCGGATCGAAGGGGTGAAATCCTTTTTTTTTCGCCAAAGGAAAATTCCTGTGCGCAGTATCTTTTATGCGATCAATGATCATGCCGGGTTTACAATTAATTCGAACTCATCATCAACGAGCACTAGCGCGAACCTATTGTCAGGATACAGTCTAATCCGCGGCAAGGATGTGGATAAAACCCGGCTGCGGATCTTTATTCAACAATTGAACACGAAGTCCAGACTGGAATTGTTTCGTTTTTTACAGTCGAGGATTGATACGGACAACTATTTACGCTGGTTATGCGGGGCTGTACTTACGGGCAACTTTGATGGATTTGATCAGAATTACACGTGGTATGAGAAAACAAAAACCAAAAAGTACGGTATTCTGCCATGGGATTATGAAGGAACCTGGGGAAGAAATTGTTACGGGGCGAAGGTGGATGCCAGCCTTGTTCGTATCCAGGGGTACAATAAACTTACGGGTAAAATGTTGGCCTTCCGACATTTTCGTGAGCAATATAAGAAGCTGCTACGGCAGCATCTGATGAATGCTTTTACAGAGAAGCGAATTATGCCTATAGTCCATCGATTGCACAATGACATTCGTGAAGAGGTCGATCAAGATCCTTACATGAAATGGCCCCTGAATGTATTTGCGGGTGAACCGGAGCGAATTCGTACCTACGTGGCGGAACGGCGGGAATATTTGACCGAGAGATTACATCAGCTGTAA
- a CDS encoding hydrolase, which translates to MIYASDLDQTLVYSRRALRIPEDTPGLVPAEWINGKLSAFMSAYALERLQSLPQDIVFMPVTTRTVEQYRRIHIFQTECIPKYAVTSNGGNIIVDGEVDDEWNLHIRSLLRQQAATPEEILDLFDDVLSPEWVINQRLCDELFYALLIERDKLPTERIADKIRVLETLGWESSIQGRKLYLVPSAVNKRAAVEHIRQRIGEVPVIASGDSLLDRCLLDFAQHAIAPSHGELHVERQRVPEQVPYQFTEQFGAFAADEILDYVHRIHNDQQIQIDHAVIRETV; encoded by the coding sequence ATGATCTACGCAAGTGATCTGGACCAGACGCTGGTGTACTCCCGTCGTGCGCTCCGTATTCCCGAAGATACACCGGGACTAGTTCCCGCAGAGTGGATTAACGGCAAGTTGTCCGCGTTTATGTCAGCATATGCACTGGAGCGGTTGCAGTCTTTGCCACAAGACATTGTATTTATGCCTGTGACGACACGTACCGTGGAGCAGTACCGGCGCATTCATATTTTTCAGACCGAATGTATCCCGAAATATGCGGTGACGAGTAATGGTGGCAACATCATTGTCGACGGTGAGGTGGACGATGAATGGAATCTGCACATCCGTTCTTTGCTTCGTCAACAGGCAGCTACTCCCGAAGAGATCCTGGATTTATTCGACGATGTACTGAGCCCGGAGTGGGTGATTAACCAGCGATTGTGTGATGAGCTGTTCTATGCGCTGCTGATTGAACGTGACAAGCTTCCAACGGAACGCATTGCGGACAAGATTCGGGTGTTAGAGACACTGGGATGGGAGAGTTCAATTCAGGGTCGGAAGCTCTATCTGGTGCCTTCGGCCGTGAACAAACGAGCTGCAGTGGAGCATATTAGGCAACGTATCGGCGAAGTGCCTGTGATTGCTTCAGGCGATTCCTTGCTGGATCGCTGTTTGCTGGACTTTGCGCAGCATGCCATTGCTCCATCTCACGGAGAGTTGCATGTGGAGAGACAGCGTGTACCTGAGCAAGTACCGTATCAATTCACGGAACAATTCGGTGCTTTTGCAGCGGATGAGATTCTCGATTACGTCCACCGTATTCATAACGATCAACAGATCCAGATAGACCATGCCGTGATAAGGGAGACCGTATAA
- a CDS encoding ATP-grasp domain-containing protein: MKKMKIYFNRWFSVTYHYMNAIRDNEDGMEFEIYGTHPDPGHMALQGCDVAEVEPRVTGREYVDFCLDFCRRHQIDVFIPRWNMLDISRHISLFEEIGTRVIVCSDTELLEQLMEKDRFYESVREKGIMEIPDYFTVSNAAQFQQAYEALRARGHDVCFKPCNGEGGMGFRVINNERDPLQELFGYALNSISYEDALRAFSSAPSFPNVMVMEVLEGYEYSIDCLSDRNGKLITAIPRRKERGRLRLLEENEELLAIARNVAEVYRIPYNFNIQMKYRKDTPKLLEINPRMSGGLHMSCLSGVNFPYLAVKSALGHDIGPLHPKFGILGSHIEQPFIIDVQKVSGVHHV; encoded by the coding sequence ATGAAAAAAATGAAGATTTACTTCAACCGTTGGTTCTCTGTAACGTATCATTATATGAATGCAATTCGGGACAATGAGGATGGCATGGAATTTGAGATCTACGGTACTCATCCTGATCCGGGACATATGGCATTACAGGGCTGTGATGTTGCGGAAGTTGAACCACGAGTAACGGGCCGGGAGTATGTTGATTTTTGCCTCGACTTTTGCCGTCGTCATCAGATTGATGTCTTTATTCCACGTTGGAACATGCTGGACATCAGCAGACATATCTCCCTGTTTGAAGAGATTGGTACACGGGTTATCGTATGCTCGGATACGGAATTGCTGGAACAATTGATGGAGAAAGACCGCTTCTATGAATCAGTTCGTGAGAAGGGCATTATGGAGATTCCGGATTATTTCACGGTCAGTAATGCTGCACAATTCCAGCAAGCTTATGAGGCGTTGCGTGCACGTGGACATGATGTATGCTTCAAACCATGCAATGGTGAGGGCGGCATGGGATTCCGGGTGATCAACAATGAACGTGATCCGTTGCAGGAGTTGTTTGGATATGCGCTGAACTCGATTTCATATGAAGATGCCCTGCGCGCGTTCTCTTCTGCTCCGTCCTTTCCCAACGTCATGGTGATGGAGGTACTGGAAGGATATGAATACAGCATTGATTGTCTTTCAGACCGTAATGGGAAACTCATAACGGCGATCCCGCGTAGAAAAGAAAGAGGACGTCTGCGTTTACTCGAAGAAAACGAAGAATTGCTGGCGATTGCCCGCAATGTAGCAGAAGTATATCGGATTCCTTATAATTTTAATATACAGATGAAGTATCGCAAGGATACACCGAAGCTGCTTGAGATCAATCCGCGAATGTCGGGTGGATTGCATATGTCTTGTCTGTCGGGCGTGAACTTCCCTTATCTGGCGGTCAAGTCTGCACTTGGCCATGATATTGGACCACTTCATCCGAAGTTTGGCATACTGGGAAGTCATATCGAACAGCCATTTATAATCGACGTTCAGAAGGTAAGCGGAGTACACCACGTCTAG
- a CDS encoding HpcH/HpaI aldolase/citrate lyase family protein, producing MSLEEEDTLFFSSPVSFNHRTSKDLLAYAVGAALYMPATRTHIADDIMNGKHEGLTTIIIDLEDAVGDDQVEFAEQCLVQHLTQLMTYMETGMLSQDRMPLLFARVRSPQQLERLIDTLGELVSMLTGLALPKFCVGNGRAYFDQIRKYNQLKPDHYPVLYGMPILETASIIYRETRWETLLDLRNILDENDEYVLNVRIGATDFSSLFGLRRSPELTIYDIATIRDCISDIINLFGRMDKPYVISGPVWEYFSQRERVFKPQLRQTPFEETLGKSGLHLRMKYITNTMDGLMREVMMDKENGIVGKTIIHPSHIKPVQAMYVVTHEEYSDAQDIIARNDGSLGVFKSNYYNKMNEIKPHLSWANRILIRSQIYGVLHEQQHFVGLLPKHEQQHNYVPNS from the coding sequence TTGAGTCTGGAAGAAGAAGATACGTTATTTTTCTCTTCACCCGTCTCGTTCAATCACCGGACTTCCAAAGATTTACTGGCATATGCTGTTGGGGCTGCTTTATATATGCCCGCGACGCGCACTCATATCGCGGACGACATTATGAATGGTAAGCATGAAGGTCTAACGACTATTATTATTGATCTGGAGGACGCTGTTGGTGACGACCAAGTGGAGTTTGCTGAACAGTGTCTTGTACAGCATCTGACTCAACTGATGACTTATATGGAGACAGGCATGCTCAGTCAGGATCGAATGCCTCTTCTATTTGCTCGTGTACGCTCACCACAACAGTTGGAACGTCTGATTGATACGTTGGGAGAACTGGTATCCATGCTGACAGGCTTGGCTTTGCCCAAGTTTTGTGTGGGGAATGGCAGGGCTTATTTCGACCAGATCCGCAAGTATAATCAACTGAAACCGGATCATTATCCTGTTCTCTATGGCATGCCCATCTTGGAGACTGCTTCGATAATCTATCGGGAGACACGTTGGGAGACTTTGCTGGACCTTCGAAACATCCTCGATGAGAATGATGAATATGTGCTTAATGTACGCATTGGTGCGACCGATTTCTCTAGCTTGTTTGGACTACGTCGAAGCCCGGAATTGACTATATACGATATCGCCACGATCCGTGACTGCATCTCGGATATTATCAATCTGTTCGGACGGATGGACAAGCCGTATGTGATCTCGGGTCCTGTCTGGGAATATTTCAGTCAGCGTGAGCGCGTGTTCAAACCTCAATTAAGACAGACCCCATTCGAAGAAACCCTTGGCAAATCAGGGCTGCATCTGAGAATGAAATATATTACGAATACAATGGATGGATTGATGCGTGAAGTCATGATGGACAAGGAAAATGGAATTGTAGGCAAAACGATCATTCATCCTTCTCATATTAAGCCCGTACAAGCGATGTACGTTGTTACGCATGAGGAATATTCCGATGCCCAAGATATCATAGCCCGTAATGACGGTAGCCTGGGTGTGTTCAAAAGTAATTACTATAACAAAATGAATGAGATTAAACCACACTTGAGCTGGGCAAATCGAATTCTAATCCGATCACAAATATATGGGGTGTTACATGAACAGCAGCATTTTGTCGGGCTCTTGCCCAAGCACGAACAACAACACAACTACGTTCCCAATTCTTGA